The Streptomyces sp. NBC_01197 genome window below encodes:
- the frc gene encoding formyl-CoA transferase: protein MTKALEGVRVLDMTHVQSGPSATQLLAWLGADVVKLEAPHGDITRKQLRDLPDVDSLYFTMLNCNKRSITLNTKSERGKEILTELIRRSDVMVENFGPGAVDRMGFTWEKIQEINPRIVYASIKGFGEGPYTNFKAYEVVAQAMGGSMSTTGFEDGPPLATGAQIGDSGTGIHLVAGVLAALFQREHTGRGQRVNVAMQHAVLNLCRVKLRDQQRLSHGPLAEYPNEDFGDEVPRSGNASGGGQPGWAVKCAPGGPNDYVYVIVQPVGWQPISRLIGRPELADDPDWATPESRLPKLGKMFQLIEEWSSTLPKWEVLDQLNAHNVPCGPILSTKEIIEDTSLAANGIVVEVEHPERGTFTTVGSPLKLSDSPVDVRTSPLLGEHNAEVYAGELGLGQEELRLLKTDGVI from the coding sequence ATGACCAAGGCTCTCGAGGGCGTACGCGTCCTCGACATGACCCACGTCCAGTCCGGCCCCTCGGCCACCCAGCTGCTGGCCTGGCTCGGCGCCGACGTCGTCAAACTCGAAGCTCCGCACGGCGACATCACCCGCAAGCAGCTGCGGGATCTGCCCGATGTCGACTCGCTCTACTTCACAATGCTCAACTGCAACAAGCGCAGCATCACCCTCAACACCAAGTCCGAGCGCGGCAAGGAGATCCTGACCGAGCTGATCCGCCGGTCGGACGTGATGGTGGAGAACTTCGGTCCCGGCGCCGTCGACCGGATGGGTTTCACCTGGGAGAAGATCCAGGAGATCAACCCACGGATCGTCTACGCCTCCATCAAGGGATTCGGTGAGGGCCCCTACACCAACTTCAAGGCGTACGAGGTGGTCGCCCAGGCCATGGGCGGGTCGATGTCCACCACCGGCTTCGAGGACGGTCCGCCGCTCGCCACCGGAGCGCAGATCGGCGACTCGGGCACCGGTATCCACCTGGTCGCCGGGGTACTCGCGGCGCTCTTCCAGCGCGAGCACACCGGCCGCGGCCAGCGCGTCAACGTCGCCATGCAGCACGCAGTACTGAACCTCTGCCGGGTGAAGCTCCGCGACCAGCAGCGGCTCTCCCACGGCCCGTTGGCCGAGTACCCGAACGAGGACTTCGGCGACGAGGTGCCGCGCAGCGGCAACGCGAGCGGCGGCGGGCAGCCCGGCTGGGCCGTCAAGTGCGCGCCGGGCGGCCCCAACGACTACGTGTATGTCATCGTCCAGCCCGTCGGCTGGCAGCCGATCAGCAGACTGATCGGCCGGCCCGAGCTGGCCGATGACCCCGACTGGGCCACGCCGGAGTCCCGTCTGCCCAAGCTCGGCAAGATGTTCCAGCTGATCGAGGAGTGGTCGTCCACCCTTCCCAAGTGGGAGGTGCTCGACCAGCTCAACGCCCACAACGTGCCCTGCGGACCGATCCTCTCCACCAAGGAGATCATCGAGGACACGTCACTCGCCGCGAACGGGATCGTGGTCGAGGTCGAACACCCGGAGCGCGGCACCTTCACCACCGTCGGCTCGCCGCTGAAGCTCTCGGACTCCCCCGTCGATGTGCGTACCTCGCCGCTGCTCGGCGAGCACAACGCGGAGGTG
- a CDS encoding thiamine pyrophosphate-binding protein has protein sequence MPDPSQDLISGGHLVAKALKAEGVDVVYTLCGGHIIDIYDGCVDEGIEVVDVRHEQVAAHAADGYARITGKPGCAVVTAGPGTTDAVTGVANAFRAESPMLLIGGQGALSQHRMGSLQDLPHVDMMTPITKFAATVPHTARAADLVSMAFRECYNGAPGPSFLEIPRDVLDAKVPAAQARVPEAGRYRASTRSAGDPAGIEKLADLLVHAEKPAILLGSQVWTTRATESAVELVRTLNVPAYMNGAGRGTLPPGDPHHFQLSRRYAFSNADLIVIVGTPFDFRMGYGKRLSPDATVVQIDLDYRTVGKNRDIDLGLVGDAGLILKSVTEAASGRVNGGAVRRKAWLDELRAAEQVAIEKRLPSLRSDASPIHPYRLVSEINDFLTEDSVYIGDGGDIVTFSGQVVQPKSPGHWMDPGPLGTLGVGIPFVLAAKKARPDKEVVALFGDGAFSLTGWDFETLVRYNLPFVGIVGNNSSMNQIRYGQAQKYGPERERVGNTLGDVRYDEFARMLGGHGEEVRDPSDIAPALRRARESGKPSLINVWVDPDAYAPGTMNQTMYK, from the coding sequence ATGCCCGACCCCAGCCAGGACCTCATCTCCGGTGGGCACTTGGTCGCCAAGGCGCTCAAAGCGGAGGGTGTCGACGTCGTCTACACCCTCTGTGGTGGCCACATCATCGACATCTACGACGGCTGCGTGGACGAGGGCATCGAAGTCGTCGATGTCCGCCACGAGCAGGTCGCCGCCCACGCCGCCGACGGCTACGCCCGCATCACCGGCAAGCCGGGCTGCGCCGTCGTCACGGCGGGCCCCGGCACGACCGATGCCGTGACCGGTGTCGCCAACGCGTTCCGGGCCGAGTCGCCCATGCTGCTGATCGGTGGTCAGGGAGCGCTGAGCCAGCACCGGATGGGGTCCCTGCAGGACCTCCCGCACGTCGACATGATGACGCCGATCACCAAGTTCGCCGCCACCGTGCCGCACACCGCACGCGCCGCCGACCTCGTCTCGATGGCCTTCCGCGAGTGCTACAACGGCGCGCCTGGCCCGTCGTTCCTGGAGATCCCACGCGATGTGCTCGACGCCAAGGTGCCGGCCGCACAGGCCCGCGTCCCGGAAGCCGGCCGGTACCGGGCCTCGACCCGCTCGGCCGGTGATCCGGCCGGCATCGAGAAGCTCGCCGATCTCCTCGTCCACGCGGAGAAGCCGGCGATCCTGCTCGGCAGCCAGGTCTGGACGACCCGGGCCACCGAATCGGCGGTCGAGCTCGTCCGTACGCTCAACGTCCCCGCGTACATGAACGGCGCGGGGCGCGGGACACTGCCGCCCGGCGACCCGCACCACTTCCAGCTCTCCCGGCGCTACGCCTTCTCCAACGCCGATCTCATCGTCATCGTCGGCACCCCTTTCGACTTCCGGATGGGATACGGGAAGCGCCTCTCGCCGGACGCCACCGTGGTCCAGATCGATCTCGACTACCGCACGGTGGGCAAGAACCGGGACATCGACCTCGGGCTCGTCGGTGACGCCGGGCTGATCCTGAAGTCCGTCACCGAGGCGGCGTCCGGCCGGGTCAACGGTGGTGCGGTCCGGCGGAAGGCCTGGCTGGACGAGCTGCGGGCCGCCGAACAGGTGGCGATCGAGAAGCGGCTGCCGTCGCTGAGGTCGGACGCCTCGCCCATCCACCCGTACCGTCTGGTGAGCGAGATCAACGACTTCCTCACCGAGGACTCGGTGTACATCGGCGACGGCGGCGACATCGTCACCTTCTCCGGGCAGGTCGTGCAGCCCAAATCGCCCGGCCACTGGATGGATCCGGGGCCGCTGGGGACACTCGGCGTCGGCATCCCCTTCGTACTCGCCGCCAAGAAGGCCCGGCCGGACAAGGAGGTCGTGGCGCTCTTCGGGGACGGCGCCTTCTCACTCACCGGCTGGGACTTCGAGACGCTGGTCCGCTACAACCTGCCCTTCGTCGGGATCGTCGGCAACAACTCGTCGATGAACCAGATCCGTTACGGCCAGGCCCAGAAGTACGGCCCGGAGCGGGAGCGCGTCGGCAACACCCTCGGCGACGTCCGCTACGACGAGTTCGCCCGGATGCTCGGCGGCCACGGCGAGGAAGTCCGCGACCCGTCCGACATCGCCCCGGCGCTGCGGCGCGCCCGCGAATCGGGCAAGCCGTCGCTCATCAACGTCTGGGTCGACCCGGACGCATATGCACCCGGAACCATGAACCAGACCATGTACAAGTAG